In the Pseudomonas kermanshahensis genome, CGCCCGCCGTCGCGAAGAAACCGCACAGAGCGTGCCCACGCCGATCAGCGTGCTGAACAGCGAAACCCTGGAAACCCAGCGCATCTACCGCGTGCAGGACCTGCAACAACTGGTGCCCAGCACCAACGTCGCCTATGTGCATGCCCGTCAATCGAGCATCTCGATCCGTGGCCTGGGCAACAACCCGGCCAGTGATGGCCTGGAAGGCAGCGTCGGCATCTACCTGGACAACGTCTACCTCGGTCGCCCCGGCATGGCCGTGTTCGACCTGCTAGATGTCGAGCAACTGGAGGTGCTGCGCGGCCCGCAAGGCACGCTGTTCGGCAAGAACACCACCGCCGGTGTGCTCAACATCACCACGCGCAAGCCGACCTTCCACCGCGAGGGCAGCGTTCAGCAGTCGATTGGCGAAGATGGCTACCTGCAGACCCAGGGCAGCTTCTCCGGGCCGATCAGCGACACCCTGGCCGGGCGCATCAGTGCCTACCGCACCGAAGACGATGGCTACGTGAAGAACATCCACAACGGTGACGACCTCAACGGCGGCAAGCGCCAGGGCTTTCGTACCCAATTGCTGTTCAAGCCCAGCGAAACCTTCAACCTGCGCTGGATCGGCGAGTACAACGAAGAAGATTCCAACAACGGCATCCTCAGCTTGTACAGCACCGGCCCGACCATCAACGGCGTCAACCGCTACGAGAGCCTGGCAGCGCAGGCCGGCGCGACGCTGGTGTCGGGCAAGGACCGCAAGGTCAATTTCGATGCCGATCAGCAGGTGACGGTGTTCCAGGGTGGCACTTCGGTCGAGGCCAACTGGACCTTGCCCAACGACTTCACCCTCACCTCGATCACCGCCTACCGTTGGTGGGACTTTACCCCGCGCAACGACGATGGCCTCAACGTGCCGGTGTTCTACAGCGCTGGTGTGTCGGTGCGCGACAAGCAGTATTCGCAGGAGATTCGCCTGGCTTCGCCGACCGGTGGCGCCTTCGACTACGTGCTGGGCGCGTACTACTTCAAGCAGGACCTGGACAATAAGTCCTTCACCTATTACGGCCCTCAGGCAGACATCTGGAACATCACCCCGGCGGGCGCCCTGAACAACGTCAACACCCTCGGTGATGGCCACATCGACACCGACAGCTATGCGCTGTTCGCCCAGGGCACCTGGCACCTTACCGACCGCCTGGACTTCACCGCCGGTGTGCGCGGCACTTACGAGGAGAAAAGCGCCTGGGTGACCCGTGATGCGCCCACGGGTGGCGCGGCGGTCACCGGCGCCGCAGCGGCGGCGCGCCAGGGCCGGGTGGGGGCCTACGACTCGGGGGATCTCAACCAGTACAGCTTCAGCCCCTCTGGCCTGCTGGGCCTGAGTTACCGCTTCAACGACCAGGTACTGGGTTACGCCACCCTGACCCATGGCGAGAAATCCGGGGGTATCAACCTTACCGTCGGCGCCGCGCCGCGCTTGGGCACGGACTCGCTGCTGGTCGGCACCGAGCGGGTCAACAACGCCGAAATAGGGGTCAAGAGCACGCTGCTGGATGATCGCCTGCAGCTCAACGCCAACCTGTTCTGGGCCGAAGTGCATGGCTACCAGGCCAACGTGTATGACGAGGCCAACCGCGTGCAGTACCTGGCCAACGCGGGGCGTGTGCGTTCGCGTGGCCTGGAGTTCGAGGCCACGGCATTGCCGGTGCGCGGCCTCACGGTCAACTTCAACGGCTCGTGGAACGACGTGCGCTACACCGAGTACGACGATGCGCCATGCCCGCCCGAAGTCAGCCTGGCCAATGCCACCGCCACCTGCGACCTGTCGGGCCATCAGGTGGTCGGCGCCTCCAAGTACATCGCCAACCTCAACGCCCAGTACAAGTGGCAGCTGGCCGAGCGCGTCGAGCCCTACGTCACCGCCAGCTACGCCTTCCGTTCCAAGGCGGTGGGCACCATCGACGACTCTGATTTCGGCCAGATCCCCAGCTATGCGCTGGTCAACCTCTCCACCGGCGTACGCCTGGACCAGGGCGACGGCGTGCTCGACCTGTCGCTGTGGGTGAAAAACGCCGGCGACAAAACCTACTTCACCAGCCTGTGGAACTCCGCCAACGGTGGCTATGCCGGGGTACTCGGCACCCCTCGCACCTTCGGCGCTACCGCCCGTTACGACTTCTGAGCACAAGGAGCTTTGCCATGAATGCTAAAA is a window encoding:
- a CDS encoding TonB-dependent receptor, whose translation is MSRVSRWPARASRFTLQPLAAGVLLAASTGSFAEAPISTAPAVEQEAKLGTVTVNARRREETAQSVPTPISVLNSETLETQRIYRVQDLQQLVPSTNVAYVHARQSSISIRGLGNNPASDGLEGSVGIYLDNVYLGRPGMAVFDLLDVEQLEVLRGPQGTLFGKNTTAGVLNITTRKPTFHREGSVQQSIGEDGYLQTQGSFSGPISDTLAGRISAYRTEDDGYVKNIHNGDDLNGGKRQGFRTQLLFKPSETFNLRWIGEYNEEDSNNGILSLYSTGPTINGVNRYESLAAQAGATLVSGKDRKVNFDADQQVTVFQGGTSVEANWTLPNDFTLTSITAYRWWDFTPRNDDGLNVPVFYSAGVSVRDKQYSQEIRLASPTGGAFDYVLGAYYFKQDLDNKSFTYYGPQADIWNITPAGALNNVNTLGDGHIDTDSYALFAQGTWHLTDRLDFTAGVRGTYEEKSAWVTRDAPTGGAAVTGAAAAARQGRVGAYDSGDLNQYSFSPSGLLGLSYRFNDQVLGYATLTHGEKSGGINLTVGAAPRLGTDSLLVGTERVNNAEIGVKSTLLDDRLQLNANLFWAEVHGYQANVYDEANRVQYLANAGRVRSRGLEFEATALPVRGLTVNFNGSWNDVRYTEYDDAPCPPEVSLANATATCDLSGHQVVGASKYIANLNAQYKWQLAERVEPYVTASYAFRSKAVGTIDDSDFGQIPSYALVNLSTGVRLDQGDGVLDLSLWVKNAGDKTYFTSLWNSANGGYAGVLGTPRTFGATARYDF